TCGCGCCGCTCCCGCAGCGGCGGCAGCACAATCGGGATGACATTCAAACGGTAATACAAATCCTCCCGGAAGGTGTTTTCCTTGATGCGCTTTTCCAGGGGTTCATTGGTGGCGGCCACCACCCGCACATTGACGTAAATGGGCGTGTTATCACCCACCCGCCGCACCTCGCGGTCCTGCAACACCCGCAACAACCGGCTTTGCAGCACTGCCGACATCGAGCCGATTTCATCCAATAAAATGGTGCCGCCATCCGCCTCCTGAAACAGCCCCTTCTTGTCCGCAATGGCGCCCGTGAACGCGCCCTTGCGGTGCCCGAACAATTCCGACTCCAGCAGGTGCTCCGGCAGGGCGCTGCAATTGATGGGCACAAAAGGGGCAAACCGCCGCTTGCTGTTGTAGTGCAGCGCCCGGGCCACCAGCTCCTTGCCGGTGCCGCTTTCCCCCAGCACCAGCACTGTGCTGTCAGAATCCGCCACCCGCTCAATGGTCTTGAACAGGGCCTTCATGGCGGGCGAGGCGCCGATGATTTGATTGAATTGAATTGCCCGCTTGAGCTGCTTGCGCAGATAGACATTTTCGCTGATGGCGTCGTTGTACGACAACGCCCGCTGTACCGTCAGCCGCAGCTCCTCCAGTTCAAAGGGTTTGCGCAGGTAATCGTAGGCCCCCTTTTTCATCGCATCCACCGCCGTCTCGATGCTGCCAAAGCCGGTGATGACAATCACCGTGGCTGGTGGATTCAACGCGCGGGCCTTCTCCAGTATCTCCAGCCCGTGGGCGCGGGTGCGGTCCAGGTACAGGTCAGTGATGACCAGCTCCGGATTATGTTCCTCCAGTCCCTCCATGGCCGCGGCGCCGTTGGTGTAGGGGAACACCTCGTGCCCTTCCGAGCGCAACAGCTCGGAAACCATTTGCACCATGGTTATTTCATCATCTACCAGTAAGACTTTTGCCATGGAACCAGTTCACCCTTCCGCCGTACACCACGCCGTCCGGGGCGGGTTGGTGGCGGTTCGCCATCTGCTGCGGGCCGCCGGAGTGGCGAGCGGGGCGGCCCTGCCTGCCGCGGCTTACCGCGGCGGATTGATGATGTCGCTCATCTTGAAGATGGGCAGGAACATGCAGATGGCAATGCCGCCCACCGTCACCCCAAGGAATACAATCAACAGCGGCTCAATCAGCGACGTCAATCCGGAGAGCGTGTTTTCCACTTCCTCGTCCAGGAAATTCGCAATGCGCTCCAGCATGCTGTCCACCTTGCCGGTTTGCTCGCCGGCGGTCATCATGCGGATAATCATCGAAGGAAACAAATCCGGCCGCTTGGCAAACGCGCTGGACATGCTCTCGCCTTTTTCAATGTCCGCCGCCGCCGTGCGGATGGCCTTTTCCATTCCCACATGGCCCACGGTGTTGGCCACAATATTCAGCACTTCCAGAATGGGAACACCGCTGCGTATCAAGGAGGCCAGCGTTCGCGTGAAACGGCTCAGGCAAATCTTGTGTCCAATCACCCCGAAAATCGGCAGCCGGATGCGTATCCTATCCCAAAACTCACGTCCCGGCTTGGTCTTGATGTACGCCAGCCAGCCCCACACCACCGCAATGACCACCCCCAGCAGCGTCAACCCAAAAGGCCCGCGCAATTTGTGGCTCAAATCAATCAGGAATTGCGTCGGCCCCGGCAGCTTCGCGCCAAAGCCGGCGTAAATCTCGCCGAACACCGGCACTACTTTGACCAGCAGGAAGATGGTGATGCCAATGGCAATGGTGGTAACCGCCGCCGGGTACATCATCGCCGACTTCACCTTCTTGCGCAGCCGGGCGGTGTTTTCCAGGTACGTCGCGGTGCGCGCCAGAATCTCCGCCAGCAAACCGCCCCGCTCACCCGCTCCCACCATGCACACATACAGGCGGTTGAACACCTTGGGATGCTTGGCCAGCGCCTCGCTA
This is a stretch of genomic DNA from Fontisphaera persica. It encodes these proteins:
- a CDS encoding sigma-54-dependent transcriptional regulator, which produces MAKVLLVDDEITMVQMVSELLRSEGHEVFPYTNGAAAMEGLEEHNPELVITDLYLDRTRAHGLEILEKARALNPPATVIVITGFGSIETAVDAMKKGAYDYLRKPFELEELRLTVQRALSYNDAISENVYLRKQLKRAIQFNQIIGASPAMKALFKTIERVADSDSTVLVLGESGTGKELVARALHYNSKRRFAPFVPINCSALPEHLLESELFGHRKGAFTGAIADKKGLFQEADGGTILLDEIGSMSAVLQSRLLRVLQDREVRRVGDNTPIYVNVRVVAATNEPLEKRIKENTFREDLYYRLNVIPIVLPPLRERREDIPLLVAHFLANKVHARSGRPFQLTRQAMETLMSHSWPGNVRELENAIQRACALSETEIIHVSDLPAHLVPPQLADQDKGEVAQLPEPATHVPELFPPSPVGVAPPLKGAETPAADRPIVPLKNFLRDQEQAYLNRVLAQVNGDKEKAAEILGISLATLYRKLAGEG
- a CDS encoding type II secretion system F family protein, with the translated sequence MPAFTYVARDPATQKETKGTVDASTKEAAVAALLNRNLLVVDIQEKAVKKGKAAGGSVSLQDLVVFTRQLATMIDAGLAIVQSLQALAEQTQNKLMRDVIKDVTARVEAGDSFSEALAKHPKVFNRLYVCMVGAGERGGLLAEILARTATYLENTARLRKKVKSAMMYPAAVTTIAIGITIFLLVKVVPVFGEIYAGFGAKLPGPTQFLIDLSHKLRGPFGLTLLGVVIAVVWGWLAYIKTKPGREFWDRIRIRLPIFGVIGHKICLSRFTRTLASLIRSGVPILEVLNIVANTVGHVGMEKAIRTAAADIEKGESMSSAFAKRPDLFPSMIIRMMTAGEQTGKVDSMLERIANFLDEEVENTLSGLTSLIEPLLIVFLGVTVGGIAICMFLPIFKMSDIINPPR